From one Streptomyces mobaraensis genomic stretch:
- a CDS encoding Uma2 family endonuclease codes for MDPHPLTEPGDGPRGQGPGEQDPVDLLIAFEEASEAPIRPEYLEGTVIVPPPPDYGHGKARLELTRQLYSAGVRWAGTGMGFREGLGGDGDGGTRTLVIPDFHILKHSPTEQDEAHYAAHRGWYPMGLLALVGEVTSDHHETDTGPKYRGYAAAEIPVYVLVNREDGRVYVHSEPGEDPQRPGRSRYRTTTSTELGGKLALPAPYPVLDTSALLP; via the coding sequence ATGGACCCCCATCCCCTCACCGAGCCGGGGGACGGGCCGCGCGGGCAAGGCCCCGGTGAACAGGACCCCGTCGATCTGCTGATCGCGTTCGAAGAAGCGTCCGAGGCGCCGATCCGGCCGGAGTACCTGGAGGGGACGGTGATCGTGCCACCGCCGCCGGACTACGGCCACGGCAAGGCGCGGCTCGAACTCACCCGTCAGCTGTACTCGGCCGGGGTCCGGTGGGCGGGCACGGGAATGGGCTTCCGCGAGGGCCTGGGCGGGGACGGCGATGGCGGGACCCGCACCCTGGTCATCCCCGACTTCCACATCCTGAAGCACTCGCCCACCGAGCAGGACGAGGCGCACTACGCGGCCCACAGGGGCTGGTACCCGATGGGCCTGCTCGCCCTCGTCGGCGAGGTGACGTCCGACCACCACGAGACGGACACCGGCCCCAAGTACCGCGGTTACGCCGCCGCGGAAATCCCGGTCTACGTGCTCGTCAACCGGGAGGACGGCCGGGTGTACGTCCACTCCGAGCCCGGCGAGGACCCACAGCGGCCGGGCCGGAGCCGCTACCGGACCACCACGAGCACCGAGCTCGGCGGAAAGCTCGCGCTCCCCGCTCCCTACCCCGTACTGGACACCTCCGCCCTGCTTCCCTGA
- a CDS encoding class I SAM-dependent methyltransferase — translation MPAPNTQNAPNTDTSAPTAVDGFAALLTDEGRRLLDELRDHDPARELAVATRLRRDHPAELVSAALGQARLRQRAVAKFGTEDAYRMYFTPNGVEQATRASVATYRARRFADLGVRRLADLCCGIGGDAIALARAGVSVLAVDRDPLTCAVARANAAALGLSDLIEVRCADVTEVDVSGYDAVFADPARRGGRGRIFDPEAYSPPLSWAVEAARTAPHAALKIAPGVPHEAIPEDAEAEWISDGGDVKEAVLWFGTTPGTRRATLLPAGTTLTGTGLPDPAVRPVGRYLYEPDGAVIRAHLVADVAAEVSGSLIDETIAYITSDELRPTPYASAYEITDVLPFNLKKLKALVRERGIGVAVIKKRGSAVEPEELRKKLKLEGVNSCVIVLTRVAGAPTMLIGQEIRA, via the coding sequence GTGCCCGCTCCGAACACCCAGAACGCCCCGAACACCGATACCAGCGCCCCCACCGCCGTCGACGGCTTCGCCGCCCTCCTCACCGACGAGGGCCGCCGGCTCCTGGACGAACTGCGCGACCACGACCCGGCCCGGGAACTGGCCGTCGCGACCCGGCTGCGCCGCGACCACCCCGCCGAACTGGTCTCGGCCGCCCTCGGGCAGGCGCGGCTGCGGCAGCGGGCGGTGGCGAAGTTCGGTACCGAGGACGCGTACCGCATGTACTTCACGCCGAACGGCGTCGAGCAGGCCACCCGCGCCTCCGTCGCCACGTACCGGGCCCGCCGCTTCGCGGACCTCGGCGTACGCCGCCTGGCCGACCTGTGCTGCGGCATCGGCGGCGACGCCATCGCCCTGGCCCGGGCCGGCGTCTCCGTCCTCGCCGTGGACCGCGACCCGCTGACCTGCGCGGTGGCCCGGGCCAACGCGGCGGCGCTGGGCCTGTCGGACCTGATCGAGGTGCGCTGCGCGGACGTGACGGAGGTCGACGTCTCCGGGTACGACGCGGTCTTCGCCGACCCGGCGCGGCGCGGCGGCCGGGGCCGCATCTTCGACCCCGAGGCGTACTCCCCGCCCCTGTCCTGGGCCGTCGAGGCGGCCCGCACGGCCCCGCACGCCGCCCTGAAGATCGCTCCGGGCGTCCCGCACGAGGCGATCCCCGAGGACGCCGAGGCGGAGTGGATCTCGGACGGCGGCGACGTGAAGGAGGCCGTCCTGTGGTTCGGCACCACCCCCGGCACCCGCCGCGCGACCCTCCTCCCGGCCGGCACCACCCTGACCGGCACCGGCCTCCCCGACCCCGCGGTCCGCCCGGTCGGCCGCTACCTGTACGAGCCCGACGGCGCGGTCATCCGCGCCCACCTCGTCGCGGACGTCGCGGCCGAGGTGTCGGGCAGCCTGATCGACGAGACGATCGCCTACATCACCTCCGACGAACTCCGCCCCACCCCGTACGCCTCCGCGTACGAGATCACCGACGTCCTCCCCTTCAACCTCAAGAAACTCAAAGCCCTCGTCCGCGAGCGCGGCATCGGCGTGGCCGTCATCAAGAAGCGGGGCTCGGCGGTGGAGCCGGAGGAACTGCGCAAGAAGCTGAAGCTCGAAGGAGTGAACTCTTGTGTGATCGTCCTTACGCGGGTGGCGGGCGCCCCGACGATGCTGATCGGGCAGGAGATCCGGGCGTAG
- a CDS encoding polysaccharide deacetylase family protein, giving the protein MTPSGTGRSRIRSSARLALVPLCAAALLLSGCSSGSDGKKHGSGGTATGTAKATEQPREKRSTSTPDAAAYRRWGLDKPLAPPPAPPGTRLTEHHKGGTPQIVRRVPTKDKVVFLTFDDGAEKDPAFPRMAKDLKLPFSMFLTDSAARAGRGYGYFDELRALGNGVHNHTLTHPNLRTLSPEAQKREICGQQETLKKRFGKRPELFRPPYGNYNDATLAAAGSCGIKAVVLWEATMQINDMRYAEAGKLRPGDIVLAHFRGPAELKGTTMTRMVANMVRSVQRQGFTVARLEDYV; this is encoded by the coding sequence GTGACTCCGTCTGGAACCGGCCGAAGCCGAATACGCAGCTCCGCCCGTCTCGCCCTCGTCCCGCTCTGCGCCGCCGCCCTGCTGCTCTCCGGGTGCTCCTCGGGGTCGGACGGCAAGAAGCACGGGAGCGGCGGGACGGCCACCGGCACCGCGAAGGCCACCGAGCAGCCCAGGGAGAAGCGGAGCACCTCCACCCCCGACGCCGCCGCCTACCGCCGCTGGGGCCTCGACAAGCCACTCGCCCCGCCCCCGGCCCCGCCCGGCACCCGGCTCACCGAGCACCACAAGGGCGGGACGCCGCAGATCGTCCGGCGGGTGCCGACGAAGGACAAGGTCGTCTTCCTGACCTTCGACGACGGCGCCGAGAAGGACCCGGCGTTCCCGCGCATGGCCAAGGACCTCAAGCTGCCGTTCAGCATGTTCCTGACGGACAGCGCCGCGCGCGCCGGGCGCGGCTACGGCTACTTCGACGAGCTGCGCGCCCTCGGCAACGGCGTGCACAACCACACGCTCACCCACCCCAACCTGCGCACCCTGTCCCCCGAGGCGCAGAAGCGGGAGATCTGCGGGCAGCAGGAGACGCTGAAGAAGCGGTTCGGCAAGCGGCCGGAGCTGTTCCGTCCGCCGTACGGCAACTACAACGACGCCACCCTGGCGGCGGCCGGCTCCTGCGGGATCAAGGCCGTCGTGCTGTGGGAGGCGACGATGCAGATCAATGACATGAGGTACGCCGAAGCGGGGAAGCTTCGTCCCGGCGACATCGTGCTCGCGCACTTCCGCGGTCCCGCGGAGCTCAAGGGCACGACGATGACGCGGATGGTCGCCAACATGGTGCGCAGCGTGCAGCGGCAGGGGTTCACCGTGGCGCGGCTGGAGGACTACGTCTGA
- the groES gene encoding co-chaperone GroES, with protein sequence MTTASSKVAIKPLEDRIVVQPLDAEQTTASGLVIPDTAKEKPQEGAVLAVGPGRFENGERLPLDVKVGDVVLYSKYGGTEVKYNGDEYLVLSARDVLAIIEK encoded by the coding sequence GTGACGACCGCCAGCTCCAAGGTTGCCATCAAGCCGCTCGAGGACCGCATCGTGGTCCAGCCGCTGGACGCCGAGCAGACCACGGCCTCTGGCCTGGTCATCCCGGACACCGCGAAGGAGAAGCCCCAGGAGGGTGCCGTCCTCGCCGTGGGCCCGGGCCGATTCGAGAACGGCGAGCGCCTGCCGCTCGACGTCAAGGTCGGCGACGTCGTGCTCTACAGCAAGTACGGCGGCACCGAGGTGAAGTACAACGGCGACGAGTACCTCGTCCTCTCGGCCCGCGACGTCCTCGCGATCATCGAGAAGTAG